A portion of the Rhodanobacter sp. AS-Z3 genome contains these proteins:
- a CDS encoding sensor domain-containing diguanylate cyclase produces the protein MVDSENKAGPDNAAYTTLLESTKAIAWKIDWASRQFAYIDRQIESVLGWASSSWVTMGDWASRMHPQDREWVLKFCVTQSEAGIDHEADYRALTSDGRYVWMRDVVHVVRNADGSVDSLIGFMFDISERKETEQKLASLQKRLEELSFLDGLTGVANRRRFDALMDREWIHSRQSRQPLSLLLMNIDYFRQYNEGYGHLEGDACLQRVAKLLASVGTRSHDLLARFGGDEFVLLLPETDVSAAGKLAERCRKLILAEKLPHQHSEVGPMLTISVGVGTCTPGYVDEKHTFIDVIDKRLCQAKQQGRNRVVAD, from the coding sequence ATGGTCGACTCTGAAAACAAGGCGGGTCCCGATAACGCGGCCTACACGACGCTGCTGGAATCGACCAAGGCCATTGCGTGGAAGATCGACTGGGCCAGCAGGCAGTTCGCGTACATCGACCGGCAGATCGAATCGGTGTTGGGCTGGGCATCCTCAAGCTGGGTGACGATGGGCGACTGGGCCAGCCGCATGCACCCACAGGATCGCGAATGGGTGCTGAAATTTTGCGTGACCCAATCCGAGGCAGGCATCGATCACGAAGCGGATTACCGAGCGTTGACCAGCGATGGCCGCTACGTGTGGATGCGCGACGTGGTGCATGTGGTACGCAACGCGGACGGCTCGGTCGATTCGTTGATTGGCTTCATGTTCGATATCAGTGAGCGCAAGGAGACCGAGCAGAAGCTGGCAAGCCTGCAGAAGCGGCTGGAAGAGCTGTCCTTCCTGGATGGTCTGACCGGTGTGGCGAATCGACGTCGCTTCGATGCGCTGATGGATCGCGAATGGATTCATTCACGACAGAGCCGGCAGCCGTTGTCCCTATTGCTGATGAATATCGACTATTTCAGGCAGTACAACGAAGGTTACGGCCACCTTGAGGGTGATGCCTGCTTGCAGCGCGTGGCAAAACTGCTGGCGTCGGTGGGTACGCGTTCGCACGATTTGCTGGCGCGCTTTGGTGGTGACGAGTTCGTGTTGTTGCTACCGGAAACCGATGTGTCAGCTGCGGGCAAATTGGCCGAGCGTTGCCGCAAGCTGATCCTCGCCGAGAAACTTCCACACCAGCATTCCGAGGTTGGTCCGATGCTGACGATCAGTGTTGGTGTGGGCACCTGTACACCCGGTTACGTTGATGAAAAGCATACTTTCATCGATGTCATCGACAAACGCTTGTGTCAGGCCAAACAGCAGGGCCGTAACCGCGTTGTCGCGGACTAG
- the gcvP gene encoding aminomethyl-transferring glycine dehydrogenase — protein sequence MSHSPKVSLRDLENHGAFIDRHIGPDDAEIAQMLRVVGHESLESMTDAIVPASIKSAAPLALPEAITEEEALAKIRAIADKNQVFRSFIGQGYYGTLTPNVILRNILENPAWYTAYTPYQAEISQGRMEALINFQTMCADLTGMEIANASLLDEASAAAEAMTLAKRSCKSKSNVFFVSSGVHPQTLEVVRTRAEPLGIELVVGADSDAAGTDAFGVLLQYPDTFGSINDYKAIADVVHARGGLVSVATDLLALTLIAAPGEWGADIVVGNSQRFGVPFGFGGPHAAFMACRDAYKRSMPGRLIGVSIDTEGKAAYRLTLQTREQHIRREKATSNICTAQVLLAVMASMYAVYHGPQGLTRIARRTHRLAAILASSLRQAGITVGDGFFDTLHVTGVDAAALHAKADQARINLRRIDAGSLSISLDESTTRADLIALAALFGASISDIDALDASTADALPPTLVRGSDFLTHPVFNTHHSEHDLLRYMRALADKDLAMDRTMIPLGSCTMKLNATAEMIPVTWPEFANMHPLAPAAQALGYKELIDGLEAMLVECTGYDAVSLQPNSGAQGEYAGLLAIRAYHRANGQSQRDICLIPESAHGTNPASAHLCGMSVVVTKCDANGNVDVEDIRRAAEKHSDRLAALMITYPSTHGVFEEDVVEICKIVHEHGGQVYTDGANMNALVGVAKPGKWGSDVSHLNLHKTFCIPHGGGGPGVGPCAVKSHLAPFLPRKLGEDSPVGMVSAASFGSASILPISWMYITMMGQQGLRKATQVALLNANYVAKRLEPHYPTLYTGRNGLVAHECILDLRPLKDATGIGAEDVAKRLIDFGFHAPTLSFPVSGTLMVEPTESESQVELDRFIDAMIQIRDEIRAVEEGKLDREDNPLKHAPHTATMVSGSEWTHAYPRELAAFPLASLKLQKYWPPVSRVDNVYGDKNIMCACIPVDAYKEEADA from the coding sequence ATGAGCCACAGCCCCAAAGTTTCCCTGCGTGACCTTGAAAACCACGGCGCGTTCATTGATCGCCACATCGGCCCGGACGATGCCGAGATAGCCCAGATGCTGCGCGTGGTGGGTCACGAATCGCTGGAGTCGATGACCGACGCGATCGTGCCGGCCTCGATCAAATCTGCCGCGCCGCTGGCCTTGCCCGAAGCGATCACCGAAGAGGAAGCGCTGGCCAAGATCCGCGCGATTGCCGACAAGAATCAGGTGTTCCGCAGCTTCATCGGACAGGGCTATTACGGCACGCTGACGCCGAACGTCATCCTGCGCAACATTCTCGAAAACCCGGCCTGGTACACCGCGTATACGCCGTATCAAGCGGAAATTTCGCAGGGTCGCATGGAAGCGCTGATCAACTTCCAGACCATGTGTGCCGACCTCACCGGCATGGAAATCGCCAACGCATCGTTGCTGGACGAAGCGTCAGCTGCGGCCGAGGCGATGACCCTCGCCAAGCGCTCGTGCAAGTCGAAGTCGAACGTATTCTTTGTTTCCAGCGGCGTGCATCCGCAGACGCTGGAAGTGGTGCGCACGCGCGCCGAGCCGCTGGGCATCGAACTGGTAGTTGGCGCGGATAGCGACGCTGCCGGCACCGACGCATTCGGTGTGCTGCTGCAGTACCCGGACACCTTCGGCAGCATCAACGATTACAAGGCCATCGCTGACGTCGTGCATGCGCGTGGCGGGCTGGTCTCAGTGGCCACCGACCTGCTCGCGCTGACCCTGATCGCCGCACCGGGCGAATGGGGCGCGGATATCGTGGTCGGCAACTCGCAGCGCTTCGGCGTGCCGTTCGGTTTCGGTGGCCCGCATGCGGCCTTCATGGCCTGCCGCGATGCGTATAAGCGCTCGATGCCGGGCCGTCTCATCGGCGTGTCGATCGATACTGAGGGCAAGGCGGCCTACCGCCTGACCTTGCAGACCCGCGAGCAACACATCCGTCGCGAGAAGGCAACTTCCAACATCTGCACGGCGCAGGTGTTGCTGGCCGTCATGGCCTCGATGTATGCGGTCTACCACGGTCCACAGGGACTGACCCGGATCGCCCGTCGCACGCACCGGCTGGCCGCGATCCTCGCCAGCTCGCTGCGTCAGGCCGGTATCACCGTAGGCGACGGTTTCTTCGATACCTTGCATGTCACTGGTGTGGATGCTGCGGCCCTGCACGCGAAGGCAGACCAGGCACGGATCAACCTGCGTCGGATCGATGCAGGCAGCCTCAGCATCAGCCTCGATGAATCCACCACACGCGCCGACCTGATTGCACTGGCCGCATTGTTCGGTGCCAGCATCAGCGATATCGATGCGCTCGACGCCAGCACCGCTGACGCCCTGCCTCCCACGCTGGTTCGCGGAAGCGACTTCCTCACCCATCCGGTATTCAACACCCATCACAGCGAGCACGACCTGCTGCGCTACATGCGCGCGCTGGCCGACAAGGACCTGGCGATGGATCGCACGATGATCCCGCTGGGCTCGTGCACGATGAAGCTCAATGCCACCGCCGAGATGATCCCGGTGACCTGGCCAGAATTTGCCAACATGCATCCGCTGGCACCCGCTGCACAGGCCCTGGGTTACAAGGAACTGATCGACGGGCTGGAAGCCATGCTGGTGGAATGCACCGGCTACGACGCGGTGAGTCTGCAGCCAAACTCCGGCGCGCAGGGCGAATACGCCGGTCTGCTGGCGATCCGCGCCTATCACCGTGCCAACGGTCAGTCGCAGCGCGACATCTGCCTGATCCCCGAATCCGCCCACGGCACCAACCCAGCCTCCGCGCATTTGTGCGGCATGAGCGTGGTGGTGACCAAGTGCGACGCCAACGGCAACGTCGATGTCGAGGACATCCGCCGCGCCGCCGAGAAGCATTCGGATCGTCTTGCCGCGTTGATGATCACCTACCCGTCCACCCACGGCGTGTTCGAGGAAGACGTGGTGGAGATCTGCAAGATCGTCCATGAGCACGGCGGCCAGGTGTATACCGACGGCGCCAACATGAACGCGCTGGTCGGGGTGGCCAAGCCCGGCAAGTGGGGCTCGGACGTGTCGCACCTGAACCTGCACAAGACCTTCTGCATCCCGCACGGCGGTGGCGGCCCGGGCGTCGGTCCCTGCGCGGTGAAGTCGCACCTTGCCCCGTTCCTGCCAAGAAAGCTTGGCGAGGACAGCCCTGTCGGCATGGTCAGCGCTGCCAGCTTCGGCAGTGCCAGCATCCTGCCGATCAGCTGGATGTACATCACCATGATGGGCCAGCAAGGCCTGCGCAAAGCCACACAAGTGGCGTTGCTCAACGCGAACTACGTGGCCAAGCGGCTGGAACCGCATTACCCGACCTTGTACACCGGTCGCAACGGACTGGTCGCGCACGAGTGCATTCTCGACCTGCGCCCGCTCAAGGACGCCACCGGCATCGGTGCCGAGGACGTGGCCAAGCGGCTGATCGACTTCGGCTTCCACGCGCCGACGCTGAGCTTCCCGGTCTCCGGCACCTTGATGGTGGAACCGACCGAGAGTGAATCGCAGGTCGAGCTGGATCGTTTCATCGATGCGATGATCCAGATCCGCGACGAGATCCGCGCCGTCGAAGAAGGCAAACTGGACCGCGAGGACAACCCGCTGAAGCACGCCCCGCATACTGCCACCATGGTCAGTGGCAGCGAATGGACCCACGCCTATCCGCGTGAACTGGCCGCCTTCCCGCTGGCAAGTCTGAAGCTGCAGAAATACTGGCCGCCGGTCTCGCGTGTCGATAACGTCTACGGCGACAAGAACATCATGTGCGCCTGCATTCCGGTAGATGCTTACAAGGAAGAAGCAGACGCCTGA
- a CDS encoding VOC family protein encodes MIQIGEIDHVVLRAIDSEAMQCFYCEVLGCREERRQEDIGLVQLRAGRSLIDLVAIDSPLGRHGGAAPGTEGHNMDHLCLRVENYDEAAILAHLQAHGVRIGELGSRYGAQGEGPSIYLYDPQGNMIELKGPPVV; translated from the coding sequence GTGATTCAGATTGGCGAGATCGACCATGTGGTATTGCGCGCCATCGACAGCGAAGCGATGCAGTGCTTTTATTGCGAGGTGCTGGGCTGCCGCGAGGAGCGCCGCCAGGAGGATATCGGTCTGGTGCAATTGCGCGCCGGACGTTCGCTGATTGATCTGGTTGCCATCGACAGCCCGCTGGGACGGCACGGCGGCGCCGCACCGGGGACGGAAGGCCACAACATGGATCATCTGTGCCTGCGTGTGGAAAACTACGACGAGGCGGCGATCCTGGCCCATTTGCAGGCGCACGGTGTACGCATCGGCGAACTTGGCTCGCGCTATGGCGCCCAAGGCGAAGGCCCGTCGATCTACCTGTACGACCCGCAGGGCAACATGATCGAGCTGAAGGGCCCGCCCGTCGTCTGA
- the rnr gene encoding ribonuclease R yields MRDPHADREAQRYARPIPSREAILALLEDRGELLTEARIAEALQIDEETDLEALRKRLGAMVRDGQLLLGRRGGYAPTQKLDLIAGRVLANAEGYGFLRPDEGGDDLYLSPQQMRAVMHGDRVLASVVGIDRRGRKQGAIAEVLERRSPRLVGRVVIDDGVTLVTPDDRRLNHDVMIKPGTEQGATSGQIVVVEITAPPTAQRGPVGEIRAVLGERLQPSLVVEMAIASHDLPHEWPAEVLRDAAQVESVVTAAEREGRTDIRKLPLVTIDGADARDFDDAVYAEPKRGGGWRLIVAIADVSHYVQVGNALDREAYERSTSTYFPGFVVPMLPETLSNGICSLMPKVERMCMVCDMLVDAEGNVTKSKFYDAVMLSHARLTYDKVWQAVGLREKDARNEVADVLPQLENLHALYKAMAGQRKRRGAIDFETPEVKFRLDQTGSVESMGATERNDAHKLIEECMIAANVQAALFLEKKKIPALFRAHEPPPAEKYEDLQQFLREFKLSMPPVDRVTPGDFAEVLRMVHDRPERELIQNVLLRSQSMAAYQPDNRGHFGLALEAYAHFTSPIRRYPDLLVHRAIRFALTGRKVVEYTYTPAEMAAMAVHCSQRERRAEEAERDVDERFKCAWMEKHIGSEFDGVVTGVTSFGLFVELDESKVSGLVHISQLANDYYHFDATRKLLKGERTGAQFRLGDHVRIQVLRASLEDRKIDFRLVSPRSAATPPTVSGKAYDYASSGERYSLPKKAAAKEKAPGMFGRAAKAIGRAFGRKEAEVVAPAPAPAPAPRKAAVSDNPPSRLPSSRDEQRPSRKAKASSSRGPRNETSSQRGPAPVAAPATKKSPRRRPKPKGKS; encoded by the coding sequence GTGCGCGATCCCCATGCCGATCGCGAGGCGCAGCGTTATGCGCGCCCGATTCCCAGCCGCGAGGCGATTCTCGCCTTGCTGGAGGATCGTGGCGAACTGCTGACCGAGGCGCGCATCGCCGAAGCCTTGCAGATCGACGAGGAAACCGACCTTGAAGCCTTGCGCAAGCGCCTCGGCGCGATGGTGCGCGATGGCCAGTTGCTGCTGGGCCGTCGCGGTGGCTATGCGCCAACGCAGAAACTCGACCTGATCGCCGGCCGCGTGCTGGCCAATGCTGAAGGCTACGGCTTCCTGCGGCCGGACGAGGGCGGCGATGATCTCTACCTGTCGCCGCAGCAGATGCGCGCAGTGATGCATGGTGATCGCGTGCTGGCCAGCGTGGTCGGTATCGATCGCCGTGGTCGCAAGCAGGGTGCGATTGCCGAAGTGCTGGAGCGTCGCTCGCCGCGCCTGGTTGGCCGCGTGGTGATCGATGACGGCGTGACCTTGGTGACGCCGGATGACCGTCGTCTCAATCACGACGTGATGATCAAGCCGGGCACGGAGCAGGGCGCGACGTCCGGTCAGATCGTGGTGGTCGAGATCACCGCGCCGCCCACCGCACAGCGGGGTCCGGTCGGCGAAATCCGCGCCGTACTTGGTGAACGTCTGCAGCCGTCGCTGGTGGTGGAAATGGCAATTGCCAGCCACGACTTGCCGCACGAATGGCCGGCTGAAGTGTTGCGTGACGCGGCCCAGGTGGAGTCGGTAGTGACCGCCGCCGAGCGCGAGGGTCGCACCGATATCCGCAAGCTGCCGCTGGTCACCATTGACGGGGCCGACGCACGCGACTTCGATGACGCGGTGTATGCCGAACCGAAACGGGGCGGGGGCTGGCGCCTGATCGTGGCAATTGCCGACGTCTCGCATTACGTGCAGGTTGGCAACGCGCTGGATCGCGAAGCCTACGAGCGCAGCACATCGACCTATTTTCCCGGTTTCGTCGTACCGATGCTGCCGGAGACGCTGTCCAACGGCATCTGCTCGTTGATGCCGAAAGTTGAACGGATGTGCATGGTCTGCGACATGCTGGTCGATGCCGAAGGCAACGTGACCAAGTCGAAGTTCTACGACGCGGTGATGCTTTCGCATGCGCGGCTTACCTATGACAAGGTCTGGCAGGCCGTGGGTTTGCGCGAGAAAGACGCGCGCAACGAAGTGGCCGACGTGCTGCCGCAGCTGGAGAACCTGCACGCGCTGTACAAGGCGATGGCTGGCCAGCGCAAGCGTCGCGGTGCGATCGACTTCGAGACGCCGGAAGTGAAGTTCCGTCTCGACCAGACCGGCAGCGTGGAGTCGATGGGCGCCACCGAGCGCAACGACGCGCACAAGCTGATCGAGGAATGCATGATCGCTGCCAATGTGCAGGCAGCGCTGTTCCTGGAAAAGAAGAAGATCCCCGCGTTGTTCCGCGCACACGAGCCGCCGCCGGCGGAGAAGTACGAAGACCTGCAGCAGTTCCTGCGCGAGTTCAAACTCAGCATGCCGCCGGTGGATCGGGTCACCCCCGGCGATTTCGCCGAAGTGTTGCGCATGGTGCACGACCGCCCCGAGCGCGAACTGATCCAGAACGTGCTGTTGCGTTCGCAAAGCATGGCCGCGTACCAACCGGATAACCGCGGCCACTTTGGTTTGGCGCTTGAGGCTTACGCGCACTTCACCTCGCCGATTCGTCGTTATCCCGACCTGCTGGTACATCGGGCGATCCGCTTCGCACTCACGGGTCGCAAGGTCGTCGAGTACACCTACACACCGGCCGAGATGGCCGCGATGGCGGTGCATTGCTCCCAACGTGAGCGCCGTGCCGAAGAAGCCGAGCGCGACGTGGACGAGCGTTTCAAGTGCGCGTGGATGGAAAAACACATCGGCAGCGAGTTCGACGGCGTGGTCACCGGGGTCACCTCGTTTGGCCTGTTCGTGGAGCTGGACGAATCGAAGGTATCCGGCCTGGTTCATATCAGCCAGCTGGCCAACGACTATTACCACTTCGATGCGACGCGCAAGCTGCTGAAGGGCGAGCGCACCGGTGCGCAGTTCCGTCTCGGCGACCACGTGCGCATCCAGGTTCTGCGCGCGAGCCTGGAGGATCGCAAGATCGACTTCCGCTTGGTTTCGCCACGCAGCGCGGCCACGCCGCCGACGGTTAGCGGCAAGGCGTACGACTATGCATCCAGCGGCGAGCGTTATTCGCTGCCGAAGAAAGCCGCTGCCAAGGAAAAAGCGCCGGGCATGTTTGGGCGTGCCGCCAAGGCGATCGGTCGCGCGTTCGGTCGCAAGGAAGCTGAAGTCGTCGCGCCGGCGCCTGCGCCTGCACCTGCACCACGCAAGGCAGCGGTAAGCGATAATCCGCCGTCGCGTTTGCCATCCTCACGCGATGAGCAACGCCCGAGCCGCAAGGCGAAGGCGTCGTCTTCCCGCGGCCCGCGCAACGAGACGTCTTCCCAGCGTGGCCCGGCACCTGTTGCCGCGCCGGCAACGAAGAAGAGTCCGCGGCGTCGTCCGAAACCGAAAGGCAAGTCATGA
- the rlmB gene encoding 23S rRNA (guanosine(2251)-2'-O)-methyltransferase RlmB, with protein MSESWIVGINPVEGALSNDAERVREVLVENGQRNARVLELAEHAKKLNIPVLHRPREELDKHAGEARHQGIVARYEAAPAAHENDLAGLLERDGSDALVLVLDGVTDPHNLGACLRSAAAAKVTAVIVPKDRAVGLTPVVRRASAGGADRVPLIAVTNLARTLRELKDAGVWITGLAGDTDTTVYGVDFKGPVAIVLGSEGEGIRRLTRELCDFVAKIPMPGVMESLNVSVATGVVLFEALRQRSAK; from the coding sequence ATGAGTGAGAGCTGGATCGTCGGGATCAACCCGGTCGAAGGTGCGCTGAGCAACGATGCCGAGCGCGTGCGCGAAGTGCTGGTCGAAAATGGCCAGCGCAATGCACGCGTGCTGGAGCTGGCCGAGCATGCGAAGAAATTGAATATCCCGGTGCTCCATCGGCCGCGCGAAGAGCTGGACAAGCATGCCGGCGAAGCGCGTCACCAGGGCATCGTGGCACGTTACGAGGCGGCGCCCGCCGCGCACGAGAATGATCTGGCCGGCCTGCTTGAACGCGACGGCAGCGACGCGTTGGTGCTGGTGCTCGACGGCGTCACCGATCCGCACAACCTCGGCGCCTGCCTGCGTAGTGCAGCGGCGGCCAAGGTCACCGCCGTGATCGTGCCCAAGGATCGCGCGGTCGGACTGACCCCCGTGGTACGTCGTGCTTCGGCGGGCGGCGCCGATCGGGTGCCGCTGATTGCGGTAACCAACCTCGCACGCACGCTGCGTGAACTGAAGGATGCTGGTGTGTGGATCACCGGCCTGGCCGGCGATACCGATACCACAGTCTACGGCGTCGACTTCAAAGGGCCGGTGGCCATCGTGTTGGGTAGTGAGGGCGAAGGCATTCGTCGTCTCACTCGCGAGCTGTGTGATTTCGTGGCAAAAATTCCGATGCCCGGCGTGATGGAAAGCCTCAACGTGTCGGTCGCCACCGGCGTCGTGCTGTTCGAGGCGTTGCGTCAGCGGAGTGCGAAATGA
- the rnt gene encoding ribonuclease T has translation MDTPSNSNSPRMADRFRGFLPVVVDVETGGFDAEHDALLEIAAIPLAMDEGGFLHLLPTVSTHVEPFPGANLDPRSLEITGIDPTNPLRGALAEKLALDHIFQVVRDAVRDAGCQRAILVGHNAAFDLGFLNQAVRRTGHKRNPFHPFSCFDTVSFGGLAYGQTVLSKAVLAAGLEFDGREAHSAVYDTERTAQLFCSVVNRWRQLELLEQAHDGLSAR, from the coding sequence ATGGATACACCGAGCAATAGCAATTCGCCCCGCATGGCCGACCGGTTTCGCGGCTTCCTGCCTGTAGTGGTGGATGTCGAAACCGGCGGTTTCGACGCCGAACACGACGCCCTGCTGGAAATTGCCGCGATTCCGCTGGCGATGGACGAAGGTGGATTTTTGCATCTGCTGCCTACGGTATCGACACACGTCGAACCATTCCCCGGGGCGAACCTTGATCCGCGCTCGCTGGAAATCACCGGCATCGATCCGACCAATCCACTGCGTGGCGCACTCGCCGAAAAGCTGGCGCTGGATCACATCTTCCAGGTCGTGCGGGATGCGGTGCGCGACGCGGGTTGCCAACGGGCCATTCTGGTCGGCCACAACGCCGCGTTCGACCTCGGCTTTCTCAACCAGGCGGTGCGGCGCACCGGGCACAAGCGCAACCCGTTCCACCCGTTCAGTTGCTTTGACACGGTCAGTTTCGGGGGCCTGGCCTACGGGCAAACCGTGCTGAGCAAGGCCGTGCTCGCTGCCGGACTCGAGTTCGACGGCCGCGAGGCGCATTCAGCGGTCTACGACACCGAGCGCACCGCGCAGTTGTTTTGCAGCGTGGTCAACCGCTGGCGCCAGCTGGAACTGCTGGAGCAGGCGCATGACGGGCTGAGTGCGCGCTGA
- the hflD gene encoding high frequency lysogenization protein HflD: protein MTEERVLALAGLFQACTLAQQLANDGRCDDGAMEASVASVFRIDAPSVVAVYGDTSNVRLGLRTLIAQLDETGRDMAVTRMTVTVMRLERSLAARPELLAKLQQGIVAAQRQVEHFGPDSSQVHSRLAELYASTLSLLTPRVMVSGNPQQLQIPLVVEKVRTNLLAAMRSAVLWRQLGGRQWQLLLYRRQCSMLARGLLTGATLDRR, encoded by the coding sequence ATGACCGAAGAGCGCGTGCTCGCACTCGCCGGCTTGTTCCAGGCCTGCACACTGGCCCAGCAACTGGCCAATGACGGACGTTGCGACGACGGCGCGATGGAAGCCAGCGTGGCCAGCGTATTCCGCATCGACGCACCGTCTGTAGTCGCGGTATATGGCGACACCTCGAATGTGCGACTGGGCTTGCGCACACTGATCGCCCAACTCGACGAAACCGGCCGAGATATGGCGGTGACTCGCATGACGGTTACCGTGATGCGCCTGGAGCGCAGTCTGGCCGCGCGGCCAGAGCTGCTCGCAAAACTGCAGCAAGGCATCGTGGCCGCGCAGCGTCAGGTCGAGCATTTCGGCCCGGACTCCAGCCAGGTCCACAGCCGGCTGGCCGAGCTGTATGCATCGACGCTTTCACTGCTCACTCCACGCGTGATGGTCAGCGGCAATCCGCAGCAACTGCAAATCCCGCTGGTGGTGGAAAAGGTCCGTACCAACCTGCTCGCCGCGATGCGCTCAGCCGTGCTGTGGCGGCAACTCGGTGGCCGCCAGTGGCAACTGCTGTTGTACCGGCGCCAGTGCAGCATGCTGGCACGCGGCTTGTTGACCGGCGCGACACTGGATCGTCGCTGA
- the mnmA gene encoding tRNA 2-thiouridine(34) synthase MnmA yields the protein MKVMLGISGGVDSSVAALLLLRAGHQVEGLFMQNWEEDERSGPCTTDADRKDAVAVCGRLGIPFHARNFAGEYWDGVFEHFLAEYRAGRTPNPDVLCNREIKFKTFLDEAHALGAEKIATGHYARVDCRDGRYRLLRAVDAAKDQSYFLHALGQKPLAATLFPLGGIEKPRVRELAREANLPTHAKKDSTGICFIGERDFRGFLSQYIPARRGEMRSPDGELIGEHEGVMYYTLGQRNGLGIGGRHGASSEPWYVVGKDVAANVLFVAQGGESRWLHSRRLQSEAPTWVDGIAPATHFRCTARTRYRQTDQSCTVTVTDNGLDVSFDDTQRAVTPGQSLVLYDGEVCLGGAVIAATDAAYGGLLPSV from the coding sequence GTGAAGGTGATGCTGGGCATTTCCGGCGGCGTCGATTCCTCGGTGGCCGCCCTGCTGCTGCTGCGCGCCGGCCACCAGGTCGAAGGCCTGTTCATGCAGAACTGGGAGGAGGACGAACGCTCCGGCCCCTGCACCACCGATGCCGACCGCAAGGACGCCGTGGCGGTGTGCGGACGACTGGGCATCCCGTTTCATGCGCGCAATTTCGCCGGCGAGTATTGGGATGGCGTGTTCGAGCATTTCCTCGCCGAGTATCGCGCCGGCCGCACGCCCAACCCCGACGTACTGTGCAATCGCGAGATCAAGTTCAAGACCTTCCTCGATGAAGCTCACGCCCTGGGCGCGGAAAAAATCGCTACGGGCCACTACGCCCGGGTCGACTGCAGGGACGGTCGCTATCGTCTGCTGCGTGCCGTCGACGCAGCCAAGGATCAGAGTTACTTCCTGCACGCACTGGGCCAAAAACCATTGGCTGCCACCCTGTTTCCGTTGGGCGGAATCGAAAAGCCACGCGTGCGCGAACTGGCTCGCGAAGCGAACCTGCCCACCCACGCCAAGAAAGACTCCACCGGCATCTGCTTCATCGGTGAGCGCGACTTCCGTGGTTTTCTGTCGCAGTACATTCCCGCCCGTCGCGGCGAAATGCGCAGCCCGGATGGTGAACTGATCGGCGAGCACGAGGGCGTGATGTACTACACCCTGGGCCAGCGCAACGGGCTGGGCATCGGCGGTCGTCATGGTGCCAGCAGTGAGCCGTGGTACGTGGTCGGCAAGGATGTGGCGGCGAACGTGCTGTTTGTGGCGCAGGGCGGCGAAAGCCGCTGGCTGCATTCGCGCCGGCTGCAGTCCGAAGCACCCACCTGGGTCGATGGAATCGCCCCCGCTACCCACTTCCGCTGCACCGCCCGCACCCGTTATCGCCAGACCGACCAGTCTTGCACCGTCACCGTCACTGACAACGGCCTTGACGTAAGCTTCGACGACACCCAACGTGCAGTCACCCCCGGACAGTCGCTGGTGCTCTACGATGGAGAGGTCTGCCTCGGCGGCGCTGTCATCGCTGCCACCGACGCTGCCTATGGCGGCCTGCTGCCTTCCGTCTGA
- a CDS encoding NUDIX hydrolase → MTASRSRSEIWRPHVTVACVVAMGDRFLMVEEEVSGRLVYNQPAGHLDDGETLLAAAQRETLEETGWTVELKHLIGVHQWRSTEHGDAVVRFSFAAEAVSHDPKRPLDSDIARALWLTRAEIAALGDRLRSPMILQSIDLWLGGQRLPLNCLSHLTEGAAA, encoded by the coding sequence ATGACCGCTTCCCGTTCCCGCAGTGAAATTTGGCGCCCGCACGTCACCGTCGCTTGCGTGGTGGCCATGGGTGATCGTTTTCTGATGGTCGAGGAAGAGGTCAGCGGGCGGTTGGTCTATAACCAGCCAGCCGGCCATCTGGATGACGGCGAAACCTTGCTGGCAGCCGCACAGCGCGAGACCCTGGAAGAAACCGGCTGGACGGTGGAACTGAAGCATCTGATCGGGGTGCACCAGTGGCGCAGCACCGAACACGGCGACGCGGTGGTGCGCTTCAGCTTTGCCGCCGAAGCGGTGAGCCACGACCCGAAGCGCCCACTGGACAGCGACATCGCCCGCGCGTTGTGGCTGACCCGTGCCGAGATTGCCGCACTGGGTGATCGCCTGCGCAGCCCGATGATCCTGCAAAGCATCGACCTGTGGCTGGGTGGGCAGCGCTTGCCGCTGAACTGCCTCAGCCACCTGACTGAAGGCGCAGCGGCGTGA